A window of the Lagenorhynchus albirostris chromosome 1, mLagAlb1.1, whole genome shotgun sequence genome harbors these coding sequences:
- the LRFN5 gene encoding leucine-rich repeat and fibronectin type-III domain-containing protein 5, with product MEKFLFYLFFIGIAVKAQICPKRCVCQILSPNLATLCAKKGLLFVPPNIDRRTVELRLADNFVTNIKRKDFANMTSLVDLTLSRNTISFITPHAFADLRNLRALHLNSNRLTKITNDMFSGLSNLHHLILNNNQLTLISSTAFDDVFALEELDLSYNNLETIPWDAVEKMVSLHTLSLDHNMIDNIPKGTFSHLHKMTRLDVTSNKLQKLPPDPLFQRAQVLATSGIISPSTFALSFGGNPLHCNCELLWLRRLSREDDLETCASPALLTGRYFWSIPEEEFLCEPPLITRHTHEMRVLEGQRATLRCKARGDPEPAIHWISPEGKLISNATRSLVYDNGTLDILITTIKDTGAFTCIASNPAGEATQMVDLHIIKLPHLLNSTNHIHEPDPGSSDISTSTKSGSNASTSNGDTKISQDKIVVAEATSSTALLKFNFQRNIPGIRMFQIQYNGTYDDTLVYRMIPPTSKTFLVNNLAAGTMYDLCVLAIYDDGITSLTATRVVGCIQFTTEDDYVRCHFMQSQFLGGTMIIIIGGIIVASVLVFIIILMIRYKVCNNNGQHKVTKVSNVCSQTNGAQIQGCSVTLPQSMSKQAVGHEENAQCFKVANDNVIQCSETCSSQDSSTTTSALPPTWTSSTSVSQKQKRKTGTKPSTEPQSEAVTNVETQNTNRNNSTALQLASRPPDSGTEGPTSKRAHSKPNALPTNVDQTVQETQRPELI from the exons AtggaaaaatttcttttttatctgtttttcattGGCatagcagtgaaagctcagatcTGTCCAAAGCGTTGTGTCTGTCAGATTTTGTCTCCTAATCTTGCAACCCTTTGTGCCAAGAAAGGGCTTTTGTTTGTGCCACCAAACATTGACAGAAGAACTGTGGAACTGCGTTTGGCAGACAATTTTgttacaaatattaaaaggaaagattTTGCCAATATGACCAGCTTGGTGGACCTGACTCTATCCAGGAATACAATAAGTTTTATTACACCTCATGCTTTTGCTGACTTACGGAATCTGAGGGCATTGCATTTGAATAGCAACAGATTGACTAAAATTACAAATGATATGTTCAGTGGGCTTTCCAATCTCCATCATTTGATACTGAACAACAATCAGCTGACTTTAATTTCTTCTACAGCATTTGATGATGTCTTTGCCCTCGAGGAGCTGGATCTGTCCTATAATAATTTAGAAACAATACCATGGGATGCTGTTGAGAAGATGGTTAGCTTGCACACCCTCAGTTTGGATCACAATATGATTGATAACATTCCTAAGGGGACTTTCTCCCACTTGCACAAGATGACTCGGCTAGATGTAACATCAAATAAATTACAGAAGCTACCACCTGACCCTCTCTTTCAGCGAGCTCAGGTCCTAGCAACCTCAGGAATCATAAGCCCATCTACTTTTGCATTAAGTTTTGGTGGAAACCCTTTGCATTGCAACTGTGAATTGCTGTGGTTGAGGCGTCTGTCCAGAGAAGATGACCTGGAGACCTGTGCTTCCCCAGCACTTTTAACTGGCCGCTATTTTTGGTCAATTCCTGAGGAAGAGTTTTTGTGTGAGCCTCCTCTCATTACTCGTCATACACATGAGATGAGAGTCCTGGAGGGTCAGAGGGCAACCCTGAGGTGCAAAGCCAGGGGAGACCCCGAACCTGCAATTCACTGGATTTCTCCTGAAGGGAAGCTTATTTCAAATGCAACAAGATCTCTGGTGTATGATAATGGAACACTTGACATTCTTATAACAACTATTAAGGATACAGGAGCTTTTACCTGCATTGCTTCCAATCCTGCTGGGGAAGCAACACAAATGGTGGATCTTCATATAATTAAGCTCCCTCACTTACTAAACAGTACGAACCATATCCATGAGCCTGATCCTGGTTCTTCAGATATCTCAACTTCTACTAAGTCAGGTTCTAATGCAAGCACTAGTAATGGTGATACTAAAATCAGTCAAGATAAAATTGTGGTGGCAGAAGCAACATCATCTACGGCACtgcttaaatttaattttcaaagaaatatccCAGGAATACGTATGTTTCAAATCCAGTACAATGGTACTTATGATGACACCCTTgtttacag AATGATACCTCCTACGAGCAAAACTTTTCTTGTCAATAACCTGGCTGCTGGAACTATGTATGACTTATGTGTCTTGGCAATATATGATGATGGCATTACTTCCCTCACTGCCACAAGAGTCGTGGGTTGCATCCAGTTTACTACGGAAGACGATTATGTGCGGTGCCATTTCATGCAGTCCCAGTTTTTGGGAGGCACcatgattattattattggtgGAATCATCGTAGCCTCTGTGCTGGTTTTCATCATCATTCTAATGATCCGGTATAAGGTTTGTAACAATAATGGGCAACACAAGGTCACCAAGGTCAGCAACGTCTGCTCTCAAACTAATGGGGCTCAGATACAAGGCTGCAGTGTGACGCTGCCCCAGTCCATGTCCAAACAAGCTGTGGGACACGAAGAGAATGCCCAGTGTTTTAAAGTTGCCAATGACAATGTGATACAATGTTCAGAAACTTGTTCAAGTCAGGACTCCTCTACCACTACCTCTGCTTTGCCTCCTACCTGGACTTCAAGTACTTCTGTGTcccaaaagcagaaaagaaagactGGCACGAAGCCAAGTACCGAACCACAGAGTGAAGCTGTCACAAATGTTGAGACCCAAAACACTAACAGGAACAACTCAACTGCCTTGCAGTTAGCTAGTCGACCTCCTGATTCTGGCACAGAGGGACCCACATCTAAAAGAGCACATTCAAAGCCAA ATGCTTTGCCGACTAATGTTGACCAGACTGTCCAGGAGACACAG agGCCGGAGTTAATCTGA